From a single Vitis vinifera cultivar Pinot Noir 40024 chromosome 18, ASM3070453v1 genomic region:
- the LOC100266138 gene encoding zinc finger CCCH domain-containing protein 6: MRGLQKSKRVSWPSDVNLCQVRLFLSEDSPSQVGQVGLGAQDHLQAKTSWLLHSNGMGSDDNLPPGFEGAHPANQLKNKLSQIPLITWRCPPKFVLNFTWQVVAGEESNEVEVQKQREMRVLEAVYPRPSAIPPNPSVSIDGEDMDNDDQKILLIPIVPVEDEEAALEMSADTVAPINIPMSSQSLLLPPGIPSASSSNAPNIPNPPANENVAAGMVPGVEPDVVAAASAAFTAVMRSNEQGNLIDHDLLIKILSNPKIIERIVTDQVVSSSNPQAVPNQRLPPIALSDQPPGHVSRVETNIPLSAAIPSGPFYSQSNGPGPVPAPRPPPSMVGPSSSSPPVRPVTKDINYYKSLIQQHGGERQEPQDQSQSHSQFANRPNHHVLGMNPETVVTHPKPRDSKPKIMKPCIYFHSSRGCRHGANCSYQHDASLQQRVSSMPEVQNAKRMKMDREITGT; encoded by the exons GTAAGGCTGTTCCTATCAGAGGATTCTCCTTCTCAAGTTGGACAAGTTGGATTGGGTGCTCAAGATCACCTCCAAGCAAAGACATCATGGCTGCTGCATTCAAATGGAATGGGCTCCGATGACAACTTGCCGCCTGGCTTTGAAGGAGCTCATCCTGCAAACCAGTTGAAGAATAAGTTGTCCCAGATCCCTCTCATAACATGGAGATGTCCTCCCAAA TTTGTGTTGAACTTCACTTGGCAAGTGGTTGCCGGAGAAGAAAGCAATGAGGTGGAGGTTCAAAAGCAGCGGGAGATGAGAGTGCTGGAAGCAGTCTATCCACGCCCATCAGCCATACCTCCAAA CCCATCTGTTTCAATTGACGGAGAAGATATGGACAATGATGATCAGAAAATTCTTCTCATCCCCATTGTTCCCGTTGAAGATGAAGAGGCTGCATTGGAAATGTCAGCTGATACAGTGGCACCAATTAACATTCCAATGAGCTCACAATCCCTGCTACTGCCTCCTGGAATTCCATCTGCATCTTCGAGCAATGCACCCAATATACCAAATCCTCCAGCCAATGAAAATGTAGCTGCTGGGATGGTCCCTGGTGTAGAACCTGATGTTGTTGCAGCTGCCTCTGCCGCCTTTACTGCAGTCATGAGAAGCAATGAGCAAGGAAATTTGATTGACCATGACTTGCTCATCAAAATTCTCAGCAACCCAAAAATCATTGAGAGAATTGTTACAGATCAGGTAGTCTCATCCTCCAACCCTCAGGCTGTACCCAACCAAAGGTTGCCACCCATAGCTTTATCTGATCAACCTCCTGGTCATGTCAGTAGGGTAGAAACTAATATACCCTTGTCTGCTGCGATTCCAAGTGGACCATTCTACTCCCAGTCAAATGGGCCTGGACCTGTTCCTGCACCACGGCCACCTCCATCTATGGTTGGACCTTCTTCCTCTTCACCTCCTGTGAGACCTGTAACAAAggatatcaactattataagaGCTTGATTCAGCAACATGGAGGAGAAAGGCAAGAACCCCAAGATCAGTCTCAATCCCATTCTCAATTCGCAAACCGACCCAATCACCATGTTTTAGGGATGAATCCGGAGACAGTAGTAACACACCCAAAGCCAAGAGATTCAAAACCCAAGATAATGAAACCTTGCATCTATTTTCACAGTTCGAGGGGATGCCGGCATGGAGCCAACTGTTCCTACCAGCACGATGCGTCTCTCCAGCAGCGTGTGAGCAGCATGCCGGAGGTGCAAAATGCCAAGAGAATGAAAATGGATAGAGAGATCACCGGTACATAG